One part of the Alligator mississippiensis isolate rAllMis1 chromosome 3, rAllMis1, whole genome shotgun sequence genome encodes these proteins:
- the LOC102566775 gene encoding uncharacterized protein LOC102566775: MPRRRRRCQAAAAAPGRARPGRRTKAPAHFPFGRLPVDCQLHVFSFLSEGEKCTAALVCEAWSKLIRTAGLWRVADFMRLGALQSGVDAMQVSAREFERWKEWVHQYAYHLASRNASLLVLRASFDLGDHKAKWAEFLSRFLDSVRCGELRDLELNWTLTHLEPPDFYPPGTCSMTQVSLAKMDQINHFQSLLEKLLRCAPKLAKMKLPFDWSAHSVAVLTRFQHLHTLELKYFWSLKGVCPEILQELTKALPKLRTLIFHVLVPVKDLGVSYSLESRSLEYLDVSQSRGLVFCHLDLPSLRALRVKKTVRGIILNRRTRLALQSRWACLYGLLRSGTPNLRVFNNKALLPHWRDHAYEELNALLLQSCYCIQHSDTWLL, encoded by the coding sequence ATGCCTCGCAGAAGGCGGCGCTgccaggcggcggcggcggcaccggggcgggccaggccgggccgcaGGACCAAAGCCCCGGCCCACTTCCCCTTCGGCCGGCTGCCGGTGGACTGCCAGCTGCACGTCTTCTCCTTCCTGTCGGAGGGGGAGAAGTGCACGGCGGCCCTGGTGTGCGAGGCCTGGAGCAAGCTGATCCGCACGGCCGGGCTGTGGCGCGTGGCCGACTTCATGAGGCTGGGGGCCCTGCAGTCGGGCGTGGACGCGATGCAGGTCTCGGCCCGGGAGTTCGAGCGCTGGAAGGAGTGGGTGCACCAGTACGCCTACCACCTGGCCTCCCGCAACGCCAGCCTGCTGGTCCTCCGCGCCAGCTTCGACCTGGGCGACCACAAGGCCAAGTGGGCCGAGTTCCTCTCCCGCTTCCTGGACAGCGTGCGCTGCGGGGAGCTGCGAGACCTggagctcaactggaccctgacccACCTGGAGCCGCCGGACTTCTACCCGCCCGGCACCTGCAGCATGACTCAGGTCAGCCTGGCCAAAATGGACcagatcaaccacttccagagcctGCTGGAGAAGCTGCTGCGGTGCGCGCCCAAGCTGGCCAAGATGAAGCTGCCCTTCGACTGGTCGGCCCACTCGGTCGCTGTCCTGACTCGCTTCCAGCACCTGCACACACTGGAGCTCAAGTACTTCTGGAGCTTGAAAGGGGTTTGCCCTGAGATCCTGCAGGAGCTGACCAAAGCCCTGCCCAAGCTGCGGACCCTCATCTTTCACGTGCTGGTTCCCGTCAAGGACTTGGGCGTCTCCTATTCGCTGGAGTCCAGGTCCCTGGAGTATTTGGACGTGTCGCAGAGCCGCGGCCTCGTGTTCTGCCACCTGGACCTGCCTTCCCTGAGAGCCCTGCGGGTCAAGAAGACGGTGCGGGGCATCATCCTGAACCGGCGCACGCGCCTGGCCCTGCAGAGCCGCTGGGCCTGCCTGTACGGCTTGCTGCGGAGCGGCACGCCCAACCTGCGCGTCTTCAACAACAAGGCGTTGCTGCCACACTGGCGGGACCATGCCTACGAGGAGCTGaatgctctgctgctgcagtcctGCTACTGCATTCAGCACTCGGACACGTGGCTCCTGTGA